The following coding sequences lie in one Arachis ipaensis cultivar K30076 chromosome B03, Araip1.1, whole genome shotgun sequence genomic window:
- the LOC107633941 gene encoding uncharacterized protein LOC107633941, giving the protein MEGVNAEAFMNFLNQLTTFQASISKKSTKPNQDPESIYYLHPSESTGIPLTTVILDGKNYGDWSRSVLWGLKGKNKMKFIDGSLPKPNKDDETFEAWDRCNTYVVAWINLSLSPDIARSVVWNNVASNLWSELKHRYYQGDRFRVAELQEELFAIKQGDLDVTKYFTKLKSIWEDLDSFRAIPDCECSNKCNCGLSVMRQYRYEQVADLLTKALAPTVFSRLRDKLGMLNIYAPNLREGVT; this is encoded by the coding sequence ATGGAAGGTGTAAATGCAGAAGCGTTCATGAATTTTCTGAATCAGCTCACAACATTTCAAGCGAGCATTAGCAAGAAGAGTACCAAACCGAATCAGGATCCAGAGAGCATCTATTACCTTCATCCCTCTGAGAGCACTGGTATTCCTCTTACTACTGTTATTCTCGATGGTAAAAACTATGGTGATTGGAGTAGATCTGTGCTGTGGGGACTGAAAGGGAAGAACAAGATGAAATTTATTGATGGTAGTTTGCCTAAGCCTAATAAAGATGATGAAACCTTTGAGGCATGGGATAGGTGTAACACTTACGTCGTAGCTTGGATAAACCTTTCCCTTAGTCCAGACATAGCTAGAAGTGTTGTTTGGAACAATGTGGCCAGCAATCTGTGGAGTGAATTGAAGCACCGATACTATCAAGGAGACAGATTTAGGGTGGCAGAGTTGCAAGAAGAGTTGTTTGCTATCAAGCAAGGGGACCTAGATGTAACTAAGTATTTCACAAAGTTGAAATCCATTTGGGAAGATCTTGACAGTTTTAGAGCTATACCCGATTGCGAATGTTCAAACAAGTGTAATTGTGGCTTAAGTGTGATGCGACAATATCGATATGAGCAAGTGGCTGATTTGCTTACCAAAGCACTTGCACCAACCGTGTTTAGTAGGCTCCGAGATAAACTAGGCATGCTGAACATATACGCTCCTAACTTAAGGGAGGGTGTCACTTAA